A region of the Rhodospirillales bacterium genome:
CGAGCGTCACCATCAAGTCCCACCACAACGTCGGCGGCCTGCCGGAGCGCATGCAGATGCAGGTGGTCGAGCCCCTTCGCGAGCTGTTCAAGGACGAGGTCCGGGAACTGGGCCGGGAACTCGGCCTGCCTGAAAGCCTGGTGGGTCGCCATCCGTTTCCGGGACCGGGCCTCGCGATCCGGATTCCCGGCCCGGTCAGCCGGGAGAAGATCTCGTTGCTCCGGGAAGCCGACCGGATCTATCTGGATGCGATCCGCAAGGCCGGCCTCTACGACGACATCTGGCAGGCGTTCACCGTCCTGCTGCCGGTTCGGAGCGTTGGCGTGATGGGCGACCGGCGCTCGTACGACTATGCCCTGGCGCTGCGGGCGGTGACGTCGGTGGACGGCATGACGGCCGGCGTCTATCCGTTCTCGGCGGACTTTCTCGCAGACGTGGCGACCACGATCGTCAACCGGCTTCCGGGCATCAACCGGGTGCTGTACGACGTCACGTCAAAGCCGCCCGGCACGATCGAGTGGGAGTGAGGCAGCGGGCGCCAGCGCCCGGTAGAACCGCAACATCATGTCCCGGACCGCTATCCGGATCCCGGGTTCCTGGCTCTCGCGAGGGCCGCCGACCAGCAGGAGCCTGATCCGGTGACGCCGGCAAAAACGGATTGCCGCGGTCACGGCGCGCGAAGAGCGCGGATCGAGCACGAGCCGGGGGCGTGACGCGCCGGCCGTCCGGGGCAGCACGACGCTGCCTCCCCGCAGACGATGTCCGGCAAGGATCAGGACACCGTCGGCCAGCCGCAGGTTCCGGCGCGTCCGCTGGATGGGACGGCGCATGGGCGTTGGCGTCAACGGCCAGCGTCGGCTGAGCGGCCCGGCTTCGGTCCAGCGGCCACCGGGACACCAGCCGGTAATCGGAATGCCGCAGGCGCGGGCGGCCTCCAGGGCGCCCTGGTCGGCGCCGGTCTGCCCTCCCGACACCAGGACCATCGCACGCCGGGAGCCCGTGCCCGGCCGCGAGCGGAGGAACGCCCTCGGTTGCCGTGGACGGGGCGGCGGAGCCGGACGGCGCGTCAAGGGTCGGAGGGCGTGGTCACATGCCTGGCGAGATTGCGACGCAGGTCGTCGGGGATCGGGGTCGAGCGCATCGTGTCCTGATCCGCGTGCACCCAGACGACGCGGCCACGGGACAGGATGTCGTCGCCGTCGGCCGGATGCAGGGTCGTGGTAAACGTGACGCTGGAGGTTCCCAGCCGGGCGATCGCGACCGCGACGTCCAGCTCGTCGTCAAGCCGTACCGGCCGGGCGAAATCGATTTCCGCGTGGACGACGTTGAAGTCGAGACCCGACGCGCGTGCGTAGTCGAACAAGTCGAACGGCAGCGAACGAAGGAACTCGGTGATGGCGTTGTCGTAGTAGGTCAGATGCTGCGCAAAATACACCAGAGCCTGAGCGTCAACTTCGTTGTAACGGACCCGCATGCGCCAGCGGAACGGCTTCGACACGCGGTTGGGTCAGCCCTGCCGCACGCGTCGGGTGCGCGCCTCGAGCCAGGTGAGCAGCAGCGGCAGACTGGCCGAATGCTTGAGGAATCTTCCCCGCTGAAAGACCTGCCACTCGGGCACCCGGCTGCCCTGGTTGCCGCGCACCAACTGGTATTCCGGCGCTTCGCGGGCGTACCGGTAGACGCAGAACACCGCCAGCGTGTCCGAATGGTCGATCGAGTAGTCGTGCCAGAAACCGGCCTTCAGCATGCGCGAGAAGAGCCCGACCAGCTGGCTGATTTCACCGTCCCGGAAGACGTTTTTCGGGCTTGATGCCCGCCGGCCCGGTCGTGAAACGACCCGGGCCGCCAATACACTGGGCGTCGTTTGTGCCTGCCCTTCCATAGTCCAGCAGTATGGTTGCGCCAGCAACTCAATGCAACCGATCCAGCGCCGGCGCCGCCGGATCGGCCGGTGCTTTCCGGACTTGCGAAGTCGGCGCCAATGGAGTTGAGTCCCCCTAGGCGCTGCGCGCGGGTGTGGCGGAATTGGTAGACGCGCCGGATTCAAAATCCGGTTCTGGCAACAGAGTGTCGGTTCGAGTCCGACCACCCGCACCAGGAACTGGCCGAGCATGGCAATGGCGCCCCGCCGCTCAGCGTGTCATGCTGATCAGCGGGCCCGCCTCGGACTTGCGCATGGCACCGAAGGCGCCTTCGACGACGTGTCCCTTGCGGTCGTACTTGAACGTGCCCGCCACGGCCTCGCCCCTGAGCCCGAAGAACGCTCCGATGACGGTGACGTGGGGCAGAAACTCGGCAAAGTGGCTGTACCTGGCGACGGCGAGGTGCTGGAACGAATCGCCGGCTATCGCCTGCCAGCTGCCGTCCGCGAGTTCCTTTGCCAGGCCCCACAGCCGAACGTTGACGGTGTAGGCGTTGGCGCCGTCGGCAATGAATTCAACGGTGACGTTCCCGCGGACCCGGGCGTCCCGGTCGCGCTGAAGTTGGTCGCCCACGCGGCTCACGCCGCCGGAGGTGGAGGCCCACACGAAACCGTCGTAGATCACGTTGACGCCGTCACGATCAGGCGGAATTTCCGAGCGGAGCGCCCGCCGCCCGAAGCCGAGCACATGGAATTCTCCGTCCGCCTGGACGATGCCGTACCGGCTGTCGTGGTCGAAGGTCTGAACGTCGAACCAATTGCCCCAGCAAAATGTGGTGGTCAAGTCGCACGCGCGTGCAGCGGAGGTCAATGTAAGGGCGAGAATGAGGGCCAGGATGGGGACTTTCATGGTCGTGGTCCGTTCGTGTGTTTGGGCCTCCTCTTGCGTGAAAGAGAATGTATATGAGAATGAGTTGCATTCGCAAGTAATATCAGCTACAGTCTGGTCACTGTGGCAATGCCGCAGGAGGGAGGGAACGTGTGATGCAACGACGTGCCGTTCGCTGCATCCGCTAACCCATGGCGTCCAGCAGGCTGGCCGACCGTCCGTTCACCTGTAGCGGCCGGCACCTCCTCTCGGACTGGCATGCTGGCGCCAGGCGCGAAGGGGCGCTTCTCCGGCTCGCCGACATCCCCTCGCGGACCGGTCGGTAGCGCCTCTTCGCGCAATCCTGCGCTCGTCGAGTTGGAGCCGGGTACGCCATGGGCTGGTCTGCGGTTGGCCAGCTGGCGGGAGTGGAGCTTCTCTGGCCGTGCCGCCAGTTCGCTTGCAGCACGCGATGCGACGTGGTGGCCGTCCAGGAAGAGTTCCAAGCTGACGTTACGGACATCAACGCCATCGGGTTGATGAGCCGGTTTGCCGAGGACTCGGACGTCATGACCCAGGGCCTTGTTCTGGTCTCGGTCTTCCCGGTCGACAGCTGCGCCGATTCACCGAAAGGTGTCCCGTGATGCTGGCTGCGGCGGGTGCCCATTCGGATGTCCGGACGTCTCCACAATCTGTCCACAGGTTTTCCACCCGTCGCGGGTACGGGTTGCCGGCTTCGCTTGGTGCATCCAGGGAAAGTTTTGCGCAGCGTAGTCCGATGCAAGGAAAAGAAGCGCGGAGCCCCTTGATCCCACTGCCAAATGGTCACGAGCGTCTGGTCCAACTCGGTTGAACCCGCTTCGAGAAACTGTATGGTTGTCCATGCGGGCTTTCCGTGATCGTCTCCTCAGATGTGTGAAGTGTGGCGTCGCGAAGGTCGGCAGCCGCCATTTGTGCCTGCGCGCGCAATGGCCGGGGGACGACCCTCCCCTTCCGCGACGTCATCGTGGATCCCGTAGGTCGTACTAATCCGGGCATGTCTCGCGCTTGGCTGTGCAAGCCGGGTTGGCGGGTCCGGCGCAAATTTGAAGGAATCACCGGGTGCACGCTTCCCGCTGTCGCGGGAACGGTCGGCCGGTAATGAGGCGCCTTGACGCAGAACGTGAACGCAATTCCTGAACTTGGACGACCGGAACTACTCGAGTTCGCCCAGTCCATCGCCAACGAGCGTTTGATCGATACCGACGTGGTGCTGGGCGCCATGGAAGAAGCCGTGCAGGTAGCGGCGTTGCGAAAGTACGGTCAGGACCTCGAGGTGAAGGCAAGCATCGACCGGAAATCCGGCGAGATCACGCTCCAGCGGGTACTGGAGGTGGCGGATCCGGTCGACGACTGGCATCGACAGATCAGCCTCGAGGACGGGAAAGCGCGCGATCCGGACGCAAAGATTGGTGATCGGCTGCACGAGCCGCTACCGCCGATCGACCTGGGGCGCCTCTCTGCGCAGACGGCCAAGCAGGTGGTGTACCGCCTCGTCCGTGAGGCTGAGCGCAAGCGCCAGTACGAGGAATTCAAGGGCCGTGTCGGCGAGATCATCAACGGCATCGTCAAACGCTTCGAGTACGGCAACGTGATTGTGGATCTGGGCCGCGCGGAAGGGTTCATGCGCCGCGACCAGACGCTGGCCAAGGAGGCGTACCGGACCGGCGACCGGATCCGTGCGTACATCATGGAGGTGCGTGAGGAGACCCGGGGTCCGCAGATCCTGCTGTCACGAGCGTGCAACGAATTTCTCGTAAAGCTGTTCGCCCAGGAAGTTCCGGAGATCTACGACGGGATCGTGGAGATCGTTGCCGCCGCCCGTGACCCAGGGAGTCGCGCCAAGATTGCGGTGATTTCGAATGACCCGGGGATCGACCCCGTGGGTGCCTGCGTCGGGATGCGTGGCAGCCGAGTTCAGGCCGTTGTGGGCGAGCTGCAGGGCGAGCGCGTCGACATTATCCAGTGGTCCCCCGATACCGCCACGTTCATCGTTAACGCGCTGGTTCCGGCCGAGGTGACAAAGGTCATTCTCGACGATGAAGCGACGCGGGTGGAAGTGGTGGTTCCTGAGAACCAGCAGAGCTACGCCATCGGACGGCGTGGCCAGAATGTGCGCCTAGCGACGAAACTGACCGGTTGGGAGATCAAGATCCTTACCGAAAAGATGGAATCCGACCGCCGGCAGGACGAGTTGCGGCAGCTCATCAAGATGTTCGTCAAGACTCTCGACGTCGACGAAGTGGTCGCGCACCTGCTGGTGACGGAAGGCTTCGACTCCCTGGAGGCCATCGCGTTCGTCCCGTTCGAGGAACTGGCGGAAATCGAAGGCCTTCGGGAGGAAGTTGCCGAGGAGCTCCGTGAGCGCGCCACGAAGGTGATCCTTGAGCGCAACGAGGAGCTGCTGAAAGTCCGGACCAAGCTGGGCGTGACCGACGAGGTCGCGGCCATCGAGCAGCTCAGCCCGTCGATGCTGGTGGTGCTGGGTCTCAACGGCGTGCGGACGCTCGACCAGCTCGCGGACCTTTCGAACGACGAACTGACCGAGCTGCTGGCCGACAAGGTGGCCGTGGAGAAGCTCCGCGTGTTCTATCAGGCCAACAACGAGGAGATGGGGCCCGGCATCCAGCTGCCCGACGTGGAGCTTGAGCAGGACGAGGCAAACCAGGTGATCATGGCGGCCCGCGCGCACTGGTTTGCCGATGACGAAGCCGGTTCGGGCACTGCCACGGCAGACGCGCCCCCGACGGCGGAAACGACTGCATGACGGCCGCGCGGACCACCGAAGACGCCGGCACCCGCCGCTGCATCGTGGCGCGGACGGTGGAAGCGCGGGCCGGCCTCGTGCGGTTCGTTGCAAATGGCGCGGACGTCGTGCCGGACCTCGCAGAACGCCTGCCCGGCCGTGGGGCGTGGGTCGGAGCCCGGCGAAGCCGGATCGACGAAGCGGTGCGGCGCAACCTGTTTTCCCGGGCCTTCCAGCGCCGGGTCGATGTACCTCCGGACCTTGCCGGACAGGTGGAGGGGCTGGTCGCCAGACGGGTGATCGACCTAGTGGGGCTCGCCCGCCGGGCAGGTCATGCAGTGTACGGACGGGACCGGTGCCTTGAGGCCATCAACTCGGGCGCCGTCGGGCTGCTGATCGTGGCGGATGACGCCGGAACGGAGTCGCGACGGATGTTGCGCACAGCCGACGCGTGCAGCGTCGCCACTGGCACGGGCCCGTCCAAGGCCAAGCTCGGAACTCCTTTCGGCGTTGACAGCGCCGCCTACGTCGCGGTTTGGGCCGGATCACTCTGTGACCGGATCAAGCGCGATCTGCAACGCCTGGCCGGCCTGCGTCCGGCCGAACACGGAAATCAGGCATGACCGATAAACCCCTTGGCCTAGATCCCGACGCCAAAGGCGGAAGTCCCGAGAGTCTCCAGCTCAGCCGCACGGTGAGCGGAGGCACGGTGCGCCAGAACTTTTCACGCGGTCGGAGCAAGCCGGTCGAGGTCGAGCGTCGCAAGAAGCGGGTCTTCAAGAAGGGCGCCGGGGGGCGCATGGAGGAGGACAAGGCCAAGGCGACGACGTCCACGCTGACCCCGCGGCCGACCGTCACGCCATCGCCCGGCCGGACCGACACCGTATCGCCTCCGCCCCCGACCCCTCAGCGCAAGAGCGCTCCCAGCGGTCTGTCGGAAGGAGAGCGCCGAGCGCGGCTCCGGGCCCTTGAGGAACGGGCCCGACGGCTTGCCGAGCCTCTCCCCGAGATGACCGAGCAGGTGACGATCGTGCCGCCCCCCGAGCAGGAGCTCGAAGCGCCGCCCGAGGCGCGCCGGCGCCCGCCCGAACGTCCGGCACCGACCCCGGATCCGCTGGACTCCGGGCCGCCGCCGATGGAAGAGGGCGACCCGGGTGTCACCGAAGATCCCTCCCGTTCGCTTGGACCGGACGTCCGCGTGGTCGCCAGAGCGCCCCGGCCTTCCGGCCGCGATGACGCCGATCCGGACGTCCCGCCGCCCGCGATGCGCGGGCCGCGGCCGCACCGCGACCGACCGACCGGACCGAGGGCTCCGGGAGACGGTCCAGCCGGCCCAAGGTCCGGCGGCCCGCGCTCGAGCGAGGCCCGAACCGGAGGTCCGGGGCATCCCGGTTCCCGGCCGGCCGGTCCTCGTCCTGCAGGCTCTCGCCCGTCCGGGCAGCGTCCCCAGGGCGCTCGCCCCGCCGCCCCGCGTACGGGCGCCCCGCGGCCGACGGTACCCCGGTCGCCGGAGACGACCGAGCGTTCGCGCAAGTCCCGTAACCGGCCGCGCCGGGAGGCACGCAAGCAGGCGAACCGGGCCGAGCAGACCGAACGTCGGCGTTCCGGAAAGATCACGGTCCAGCAGGCGCTGGACGACACCGAGCGCCAGCGCTCGCTGGCCTCGGTCCGCCGTGCGCGTGAGCGCGAGCGGCAGGCGCAGCGACGGGCGCAGGGCAGTACCGCCCAGAAGGTCGTGCGCGAGGTCGTCGTCCCTGAGGCGATCACAGTGCAGGAGCTGGCCAACCGGATGGCCGTGCGGAGCGCCGAGGTGGTCAAGACGCTGATGGGCCTCGGCGTCATGGCGACCGTGACCCAGACCATCGACGCGGACACCGCGGAACTCGTGGTCGAGGAACTTGGCCACCGCGTGAAGCGGGTGTCGGCCGCGGACGTCGAGATCGGGCTCAAGGCTGCCGAGGACAGCCCCGAGGACCTGGTCCAGCGCAGTCCGGTCGTGACCGTGATGGGACACGTCGATCACGGCAAGACGTCGATCCTCGATGCACTCCGTTCGACGGACGTGGCGGCCAAGGAGGCCGGCGGCATCACGCAGCACGTGGGGGCGTATCAGGTCAGCACCGAAAGTGGCCAGAAGATCACGTTCATCGACACGCCCGGGCACGCGGCGTTCACCGCGATGCGGGCCCGCGGGGCAGACGTCACGGACATCGTGGTGCTGGTGGTGGCCGCGGACGACGGGGTCATGGCCCAGACGATCGAGGCCGCGCAGCACGCCCGGGCCGCCAACAAGCAGATCGTGCTCGCAATCAACAAGATCGATACGCCGGGGGCGGATCCCGGGCGGGTAAAGAGTCAGCTGCTGCAGCACGAGATCATCACCGAGGACCATGGCGGTGACGTGATCCCAGTCGAGGTGTCGGCGACCAAGAAGATCAACCTGGAAGGCCTGATCAACGCGATTCTGCTGCAGGCCGAGATGGCGGACCTGAAGGCAAACCCGAAGCGGTCTGCGGAAGGCGTCGTCATTGAGGCGCGCCTTGACCGGGGCCGCGGCGTGGTTGCGACCCTGCTGGTGCAGCGTGGCTCGCTCCGGGTGGGGGACATCGTGGTCGCAGGGTCCAAGTGGGGCCGGGTGCGGGCACTGACCGACGAACGCGGCGCGAAGGTGCCTGGGGCGACGCCATCGGTGCCGGTCGAGATGCTCGGCCTGAGCGAGGTTCCCGAGGCGGGTGACGAGTTCGTCGTGGTCAAGAGTGACGCGCGGGCACGCGAAGTCAGCGAGTACCGCGAGCGCATGGAGAAGCAGAAGCGGGTGGCGGCGTTGGCGAAGGGTACCAACGTCGAGGAGATGCTCCGGAGCATGGGCACCGCTCAGCGCCAGACGGTCGCCGTGATCATCAAGGCGGATGCGCACGGGTCGCTGCAGGCGATCGCCCAGGCGCTGACGGCCCTGACCACCGAAGAGGTGGGTTGCCAGATCCTGTACCAGGGTGTCGGCGCCATCACCGAGTCGGATGTGACCCTGGCGGCGGCGACGCCGGCGTTGGTGATCGGCTTCAACGTCCGCGCCGATGCGGTGTCCAGGCAGCTGGCGCGTCGACAGGGCGTGGACATCCGCTACTTCGGGCTCATCCACGAGTTGATCGACGACGTCCGGTCGATGCTCTCCGACCTGCTCGCACCGGAGATTCGCGAGGACTTCCTCGGCTACGCCCGTATCAAGCAGGTGTTCCAGGTCAGCAAGATCGGCAACGTGGCCGGCTGCGAGGTCACCGAAGGCGTGGTCCGCCGTGGCGCCAAGGTGCGCCTGCTTCGCGACAACGTTGTCATCCACACGGGCACGCTGGCCACGCTCAAGCGGTTCAAGGACGACGTCGACGAAGTGCGCTCCGGCACCGAATGCGGGATGTCGTTCGAGAACTACGAGGACATCCGGGCCGATGACGTCATCGAGTGCTTCGTTGCGCGTGAGGAACGGCGCACGCTGGGAGACTAGGGGTCGTGGCTGCAGGCCGATGGGAGAGCGCCCGGAAGTACCGGGTCGGGCGCGCCGTCCAGGAAGCGCTGGCCCACGTACTTGCCGGCGACTCGCTCCGGGACCCGGTGCTTCGTGATGCCAACGTCACGGTCCTCGAGGTGCGGATGAGCCCGGACCTCCGCCGCGCCGACGTGTTCATATTGCCGTTCGGTACGGACCGGGCGGATGCTCCGGCCGAACTGCTGGAGCGCCTTGTCCGGGCGGCGCCGTACCTCGCTGGAGCCGTGGCCCGCCAGGCGCGTCTCCGGTACGCACCGAAACTTCATTTCCGGCTGGACCAGCAGCTGGACCGGGCAGCGGATGTCGACCGCCTCCTCGACGCCCCGTCGCCGGTTGATGCAGCTTGAGCCCACCGGCTGGCTTGTTCTGGACAAGCCAGCCGGGATGTCGTCGGCGCGTGCCGTCGCGCAGGTGAAACGGTTGCTCGGTGCCTCAAAGGCGGGTCACGCGGGCACGCTGGATCCGCTTGCCACGGGTGTCCTGCCGATAGCCGTCGGGGAGGCCACCAAGACGATGCAATGGGCGATGGACGGCATCAAGGCCTATCGCTTCCGGGTCCGCTGGGGCGAGGCCCGCGACACCCTCGATGCCGGCGGCAAGGTCACGGGATGCAGCTCGACCCGACCGTCTTCCGGGGCGATCCGCAGGGCCTTGCCGGCGTTCACGGGGACGATCACGCAGATTCCGCCCGCGTACTCCGCCGTCCATGTCCAGGGCAAGCGCGCCTACGCGTTGGCGCGGGCCGGGAGCGCGGTCGAGCCGGCGCCACGCCGGGTCCAGGTGCACGAGCTCGAGCTCGTTGACATGCCGGATGCGGATCACGCGGACTTCCACATGGCCTGCGGCAAGGGGACCTATGTCCGGAGCCTGGCGCGGGATCTGGCCAAGGCCCTCGCCACCGAGGGACACGTGGTCACGCTGCGGCGGACCCGGGCCGGCCGGTTCGTCGAGGATGACGCGGTGACGGTTGCAGAACTTGCAGCAATCGCGGATAAAGGGGGGGTTGGTGCGGAACTTCTGCCCCTTGACGCAGCACTGGCCGGCATCCCGGTGCTGGAACTGACAGAGAGGGAAGCGGCACGCGCCCGGCAGGGTCGTCGTGTCTGTCCGGAGCAAGTCCCCTGCATGTTCATCAGGGAAGGGGCTGTTGTCGCCTCTTGCGACGGCCGGGCAGTGGCGGTTGGCCAGTGGAGCAACCGGGAGTTTTCTCCCCGGCGGGTCTTCCGGAACGATCCGGGGATGCGCAATCGGTCCGAAGGGAACAGGTGATGTCGATTACAGCTGAGCGCAAGACGGCGCTCATTTCCGAATACTCTCGGGACGGGTCCGATACGGGCTCCCCCGAGGTCCAGATCGCGATCCTGACGGAACGGATCAACAATCTCACCGAACACTGCAAGGCGAACCACAAGGACGCGGACTCACGGCGGGGGCTGGTTGGAATGGTCAACTCGCGCCGCAGGCTTCTCGATTACCTTCAGAGATCCAATGAGGCC
Encoded here:
- a CDS encoding GMP synthase (glutamine-hydrolyzing); protein product: SVTIKSHHNVGGLPERMQMQVVEPLRELFKDEVRELGRELGLPESLVGRHPFPGPGLAIRIPGPVSREKISLLREADRIYLDAIRKAGLYDDIWQAFTVLLPVRSVGVMGDRRSYDYALALRAVTSVDGMTAGVYPFSADFLADVATTIVNRLPGINRVLYDVTSKPPGTIEWE
- a CDS encoding thioesterase family protein gives rise to the protein MSKPFRWRMRVRYNEVDAQALVYFAQHLTYYDNAITEFLRSLPFDLFDYARASGLDFNVVHAEIDFARPVRLDDELDVAVAIARLGTSSVTFTTTLHPADGDDILSRGRVVWVHADQDTMRSTPIPDDLRRNLARHVTTPSDP
- a CDS encoding DUF2794 domain-containing protein, whose protein sequence is MAARVVSRPGRRASSPKNVFRDGEISQLVGLFSRMLKAGFWHDYSIDHSDTLAVFCVYRYAREAPEYQLVRGNQGSRVPEWQVFQRGRFLKHSASLPLLLTWLEARTRRVRQG
- the nusA gene encoding transcription termination factor NusA codes for the protein MNAIPELGRPELLEFAQSIANERLIDTDVVLGAMEEAVQVAALRKYGQDLEVKASIDRKSGEITLQRVLEVADPVDDWHRQISLEDGKARDPDAKIGDRLHEPLPPIDLGRLSAQTAKQVVYRLVREAERKRQYEEFKGRVGEIINGIVKRFEYGNVIVDLGRAEGFMRRDQTLAKEAYRTGDRIRAYIMEVREETRGPQILLSRACNEFLVKLFAQEVPEIYDGIVEIVAAARDPGSRAKIAVISNDPGIDPVGACVGMRGSRVQAVVGELQGERVDIIQWSPDTATFIVNALVPAEVTKVILDDEATRVEVVVPENQQSYAIGRRGQNVRLATKLTGWEIKILTEKMESDRRQDELRQLIKMFVKTLDVDEVVAHLLVTEGFDSLEAIAFVPFEELAEIEGLREEVAEELRERATKVILERNEELLKVRTKLGVTDEVAAIEQLSPSMLVVLGLNGVRTLDQLADLSNDELTELLADKVAVEKLRVFYQANNEEMGPGIQLPDVELEQDEANQVIMAARAHWFADDEAGSGTATADAPPTAETTA
- a CDS encoding DUF448 domain-containing protein, with the translated sequence MTAARTTEDAGTRRCIVARTVEARAGLVRFVANGADVVPDLAERLPGRGAWVGARRSRIDEAVRRNLFSRAFQRRVDVPPDLAGQVEGLVARRVIDLVGLARRAGHAVYGRDRCLEAINSGAVGLLIVADDAGTESRRMLRTADACSVATGTGPSKAKLGTPFGVDSAAYVAVWAGSLCDRIKRDLQRLAGLRPAEHGNQA
- the infB gene encoding translation initiation factor IF-2, coding for MTDKPLGLDPDAKGGSPESLQLSRTVSGGTVRQNFSRGRSKPVEVERRKKRVFKKGAGGRMEEDKAKATTSTLTPRPTVTPSPGRTDTVSPPPPTPQRKSAPSGLSEGERRARLRALEERARRLAEPLPEMTEQVTIVPPPEQELEAPPEARRRPPERPAPTPDPLDSGPPPMEEGDPGVTEDPSRSLGPDVRVVARAPRPSGRDDADPDVPPPAMRGPRPHRDRPTGPRAPGDGPAGPRSGGPRSSEARTGGPGHPGSRPAGPRPAGSRPSGQRPQGARPAAPRTGAPRPTVPRSPETTERSRKSRNRPRREARKQANRAEQTERRRSGKITVQQALDDTERQRSLASVRRARERERQAQRRAQGSTAQKVVREVVVPEAITVQELANRMAVRSAEVVKTLMGLGVMATVTQTIDADTAELVVEELGHRVKRVSAADVEIGLKAAEDSPEDLVQRSPVVTVMGHVDHGKTSILDALRSTDVAAKEAGGITQHVGAYQVSTESGQKITFIDTPGHAAFTAMRARGADVTDIVVLVVAADDGVMAQTIEAAQHARAANKQIVLAINKIDTPGADPGRVKSQLLQHEIITEDHGGDVIPVEVSATKKINLEGLINAILLQAEMADLKANPKRSAEGVVIEARLDRGRGVVATLLVQRGSLRVGDIVVAGSKWGRVRALTDERGAKVPGATPSVPVEMLGLSEVPEAGDEFVVVKSDARAREVSEYRERMEKQKRVAALAKGTNVEEMLRSMGTAQRQTVAVIIKADAHGSLQAIAQALTALTTEEVGCQILYQGVGAITESDVTLAAATPALVIGFNVRADAVSRQLARRQGVDIRYFGLIHELIDDVRSMLSDLLAPEIREDFLGYARIKQVFQVSKIGNVAGCEVTEGVVRRGAKVRLLRDNVVIHTGTLATLKRFKDDVDEVRSGTECGMSFENYEDIRADDVIECFVAREERRTLGD
- the rbfA gene encoding 30S ribosome-binding factor RbfA; protein product: MAAGRWESARKYRVGRAVQEALAHVLAGDSLRDPVLRDANVTVLEVRMSPDLRRADVFILPFGTDRADAPAELLERLVRAAPYLAGAVARQARLRYAPKLHFRLDQQLDRAADVDRLLDAPSPVDAA
- the truB gene encoding tRNA pseudouridine(55) synthase TruB codes for the protein MSTASSTPRRRLMQLEPTGWLVLDKPAGMSSARAVAQVKRLLGASKAGHAGTLDPLATGVLPIAVGEATKTMQWAMDGIKAYRFRVRWGEARDTLDAGGKVTGCSSTRPSSGAIRRALPAFTGTITQIPPAYSAVHVQGKRAYALARAGSAVEPAPRRVQVHELELVDMPDADHADFHMACGKGTYVRSLARDLAKALATEGHVVTLRRTRAGRFVEDDAVTVAELAAIADKGGVGAELLPLDAALAGIPVLELTEREAARARQGRRVCPEQVPCMFIREGAVVASCDGRAVAVGQWSNREFSPRRVFRNDPGMRNRSEGNR
- the rpsO gene encoding 30S ribosomal protein S15, producing the protein MSITAERKTALISEYSRDGSDTGSPEVQIAILTERINNLTEHCKANHKDADSRRGLVGMVNSRRRLLDYLQRSNEAKYQDILRRLNLRK